A single genomic interval of Methanocorpusculum sp. harbors:
- a CDS encoding aminotransferase class I/II-fold pyridoxal phosphate-dependent enzyme, which translates to MNTPSIITFLTEHADKKTVSFHMPGHKGSAVYRRFGYDDFLQKMMDCDITEIPGADNLFQTEGILKAAQEKYAELYGVQRSYLLINGTSCGVIAAVMASVPKGRKLVMARNSHKAIFNSLVLADIQPVYAYPEIISEYGISGGITADEIERCLAENPEAEAVILPSPNYYGICSDIRAIAEVVHRRGKVLIVDQAHGAHLKFFRNAGFTDMPESAEEQGADIVVNSIHKTLASFTQSAVLNLNSDWVDHYVLEDKLQMLESTSPSYLLMGSLDINAAILNEHQTTLMTEWHESLMHFYQEAPAVKGLKVIGSPLDADANISMDITKINLDMSAVGIDGARLEELLMERGIFAELTTGPILMCMTGIGNTLSDSKRLIEALKDISACCSVAAAASPAKTAVTAVLKEKLRLFPVPQDKERVPLLAGAGRICASSIIPYPPGIPFICPGEQLTEEVIQYIKKLRDAGEKVIGINDLGEITVERQLR; encoded by the coding sequence ATGAATACACCATCGATCATAACGTTTTTGACGGAACATGCAGACAAAAAAACCGTCTCCTTCCACATGCCCGGCCACAAAGGCTCCGCCGTCTACCGGCGGTTCGGCTACGATGACTTCCTCCAAAAGATGATGGACTGCGATATCACCGAGATCCCCGGCGCCGACAACCTTTTCCAGACCGAAGGCATCCTCAAAGCTGCTCAGGAAAAGTATGCCGAACTCTACGGTGTACAACGCTCCTATCTCCTCATCAACGGTACAAGCTGCGGCGTTATTGCCGCCGTTATGGCCTCCGTTCCCAAAGGCAGAAAACTCGTCATGGCCCGCAACTCCCATAAGGCGATCTTCAACTCTCTCGTCCTTGCTGACATCCAGCCAGTCTATGCCTACCCCGAGATCATCAGTGAATACGGCATCTCCGGCGGCATCACTGCAGATGAGATCGAACGGTGTCTTGCCGAAAATCCCGAAGCCGAGGCAGTAATTCTTCCATCTCCAAATTATTACGGAATCTGCTCCGACATCCGGGCCATCGCCGAAGTCGTACACCGCCGCGGGAAGGTCCTCATCGTCGATCAGGCGCACGGCGCCCACCTCAAATTCTTCCGTAACGCAGGCTTTACCGACATGCCCGAATCCGCCGAAGAGCAGGGTGCCGACATCGTCGTCAACTCGATCCACAAAACCCTCGCCTCCTTTACGCAAAGTGCGGTACTCAATCTCAACTCCGACTGGGTCGATCATTATGTACTGGAAGACAAACTTCAGATGCTGGAATCCACCAGCCCCTCGTATCTTCTCATGGGCTCGCTCGACATAAATGCCGCGATCCTGAACGAACACCAAACGACCCTCATGACCGAGTGGCATGAGAGCCTCATGCACTTCTATCAGGAGGCGCCTGCCGTCAAAGGTCTCAAGGTCATCGGCAGTCCTCTGGATGCTGACGCGAATATAAGTATGGACATCACGAAAATCAACCTCGACATGAGTGCGGTCGGCATCGACGGGGCACGACTCGAAGAACTTTTGATGGAACGCGGGATCTTTGCTGAACTTACCACCGGCCCGATCCTCATGTGCATGACAGGGATCGGCAATACACTCAGCGACAGTAAACGGCTGATCGAAGCTTTGAAAGATATTAGTGCATGCTGCAGCGTCGCGGCCGCCGCCTCGCCAGCAAAAACCGCGGTCACTGCGGTCCTCAAAGAAAAACTTCGGTTGTTCCCTGTACCGCAGGACAAGGAACGCGTCCCGCTACTTGCGGGTGCCGGTAGGATATGTGCTTCATCGATCATCCCCTATCCGCCGGGCATCCCCTTCATCTGCCCCGGCGAACAGCTCACCGAAGAGGTCATACAGTACATCAAAAAGCTGAGAGATGCCGGAGAGAAAGTCATCGGCATCAACGATCTGGGCGAGATCACCGTCGAGCGGCAGCTTCGGTAA
- a CDS encoding Xaa-Pro peptidase family protein: MQNNVPLFELENRMTRFHAHMDCKNPDWEYTAIFGKVNLYYFTGTMQDGVLLIPRDEDAVFWVRNSYSRALDESNFKDIRPMGSFRDAAGESAITSETIYTETELISYAHLQRFLKYFPFKNIVSADKTIADLRSVKSEYELALMKKSGQIHRHVKEDLVPDMLREGMSEAEFGTDLYKVFVEEGHQGLVRFGMFDTEMIMGHIGFGESSLYPSYFNGASGNRGIGPYAPVLGSPDRKLKFGDLVYLDVGCGYHGYQTDKTTTYMFGKSQPEDVMDMHYKCVDVQNTVASMLKPGEIPSVIYQTIMDGLDEDFKENFMGYKERRVKFLGHGIGLLIDEMPVIAKGFDEPLAENMTLAIEPKKGITDVGMVGIENTFIVTPHGGECITGENTGLIPVY, encoded by the coding sequence ATGCAAAATAATGTCCCTCTCTTTGAGCTTGAAAACCGTATGACCCGGTTTCATGCACACATGGACTGCAAAAATCCCGACTGGGAATATACCGCAATTTTTGGCAAGGTCAATCTCTACTACTTTACCGGCACGATGCAGGACGGCGTGCTTTTGATCCCCCGCGATGAAGACGCTGTATTCTGGGTGAGAAACAGTTATTCACGTGCTCTTGATGAATCCAACTTTAAAGATATACGACCGATGGGAAGTTTCCGCGATGCTGCAGGAGAATCGGCAATCACGAGTGAAACCATTTACACAGAAACGGAACTTATCTCCTACGCACACCTGCAGAGATTTCTGAAATATTTCCCGTTCAAGAATATCGTTTCAGCTGATAAGACGATCGCCGATCTCAGATCAGTAAAGAGTGAGTATGAGCTTGCGCTCATGAAAAAATCCGGGCAGATCCATCGTCATGTGAAAGAGGATCTGGTTCCCGATATGCTCAGAGAAGGTATGAGCGAGGCGGAGTTCGGAACAGACCTTTACAAGGTTTTTGTTGAGGAGGGTCATCAGGGGCTCGTAAGGTTCGGGATGTTTGACACAGAAATGATAATGGGTCATATCGGGTTTGGCGAGAGTTCGTTATATCCGTCGTATTTTAACGGTGCAAGCGGAAACCGGGGTATCGGGCCGTATGCTCCAGTGCTCGGAAGTCCGGATAGGAAGTTGAAATTTGGTGATCTGGTGTATCTGGATGTGGGATGCGGCTATCACGGGTATCAGACGGATAAGACGACGACATATATGTTTGGGAAATCACAGCCGGAAGATGTGATGGATATGCATTATAAATGTGTAGATGTCCAGAATACAGTTGCGTCGATGCTGAAACCGGGTGAGATCCCGTCGGTGATCTATCAGACGATAATGGACGGTCTTGATGAGGATTTCAAAGAAAATTTTATGGGCTATAAAGAACGGCGGGTCAAATTCCTTGGTCACGGGATCGGTCTGTTAATCGATGAGATGCCGGTCATCGCGAAAGGGTTTGATGAGCCGCTTGCTGAGAATATGACGCTCGCGATCGAGCCGAAGAAGGGGATAACAGATGTAGGAATGGTCGGGATCGAGAATACGTTTATCGTGACGCCTCACGGTGGGGAATGCATCACCGGGGAGAATACGGGTCTGATCCCGGTGTATTGA
- a CDS encoding DUF447 domain-containing protein: protein MGLLGEGITEVIAVTKDNAAPIGIIVRAGQAPKMILFKGSKTAENVAQYGWVTANFVSDSYLYPQYAFSDVEKSSLRKVFVGGTVMQLLRDADAWMAFTARVVNETKDAYFVELEPVASEFCRDEMRPVNRGFNAVIDATVHATRYVMNHDPKLRDLIKYHLGIVRKCGGARDLEAAALIREVCGL from the coding sequence ATGGGACTGTTAGGCGAAGGGATCACTGAAGTGATCGCGGTCACCAAGGATAATGCAGCACCGATCGGGATCATTGTGCGGGCGGGTCAGGCGCCGAAGATGATCCTTTTCAAGGGGTCAAAGACGGCGGAGAATGTGGCACAGTACGGCTGGGTGACGGCGAATTTTGTGAGCGATTCGTATCTGTATCCGCAGTATGCATTTTCGGATGTGGAGAAGTCGAGTCTCCGGAAGGTGTTTGTCGGGGGGACGGTGATGCAGCTGCTTCGGGATGCGGATGCTTGGATGGCATTTACGGCCCGCGTGGTGAATGAGACGAAGGATGCGTATTTTGTGGAGCTTGAACCGGTTGCCTCAGAGTTTTGTCGTGATGAGATGCGACCGGTGAACCGCGGATTCAATGCGGTGATCGATGCGACGGTCCATGCGACGAGGTATGTGATGAATCATGATCCAAAGCTGCGTGATCTGATCAAGTATCATCTGGGTATCGTGCGTAAGTGCGGAGGGGCGAGGGATCTGGAGGCAGCAGCACTAATTAGGGAAGTCTGCGGGCTTTAG
- a CDS encoding triphosphoribosyl-dephospho-CoA synthase → MSKLSLAETAELSMLLEVSANIKPGNIDRFHDYEDTKFRHFLASAVLARDVFEKVSNLTLGEAMYATVVHTNGHAGGNTHFGAFILLLPLIKGKGIAGACEAVMQTTVEDAILFYQAFGKTQVRVNKEDEMDVNDPASIAMLREKKMTMLDVMTYSSETDMVAREWVNGFSLTRKAADMLKEKDGADSIQDMFLRLMAAYPDTFIAKKFGYARAVSIMERAQLVRAGGLSLSRFDEECIRGGVNPGSLADICIAGIFTALLEGWQWDC, encoded by the coding sequence ATGTCTAAGCTGTCTCTTGCTGAAACTGCCGAACTATCGATGCTCCTTGAGGTGAGCGCCAACATCAAACCGGGAAATATCGACCGGTTTCATGATTATGAGGATACGAAGTTCCGGCATTTTCTGGCATCGGCAGTGCTCGCCAGGGATGTTTTTGAAAAGGTCTCGAATCTGACGCTCGGCGAGGCGATGTATGCGACAGTCGTTCACACGAACGGTCATGCGGGAGGGAATACGCATTTCGGGGCGTTTATCCTCCTTTTGCCGCTGATCAAAGGCAAAGGCATCGCCGGGGCGTGTGAAGCCGTCATGCAGACGACGGTCGAAGATGCCATTCTTTTTTATCAGGCTTTCGGCAAGACCCAGGTTCGGGTGAACAAGGAGGATGAGATGGATGTAAATGATCCCGCGTCGATCGCGATGCTCCGCGAGAAGAAGATGACTATGCTTGATGTTATGACGTATTCGAGTGAGACGGATATGGTTGCCCGCGAATGGGTGAACGGCTTTTCGCTGACGCGAAAGGCGGCCGATATGCTGAAGGAAAAGGACGGGGCAGATTCGATCCAGGATATGTTTCTGCGTTTGATGGCCGCGTATCCGGATACGTTTATCGCGAAGAAGTTCGGGTATGCCCGGGCGGTTTCGATCATGGAACGGGCGCAGCTGGTTCGCGCAGGCGGACTTTCGCTGAGCAGGTTCGATGAGGAGTGCATCCGCGGCGGGGTGAATCCCGGCTCTCTTGCAGATATCTGCATCGCGGGGATCTTTACTGCGCTTCTGGAGGGGTGGCAATGGGACTGTTAG
- a CDS encoding methanogenesis marker 9 domain-containing protein: protein MTAATRFISINGRPVKTPIVIASMAGITDAEFVLARSKHAGVAFIGGYNTDEPSRKASTAMEADGRKEFDADFDEIATEIDILDGADIIIGLNLRGATPEGFVAAAKRFGPSVVYEIDAHCRQQPMIDAGCGEYLLHNPEKLCAIVSALAAEGVTVSVKTRAGVVDDRELAKMLWKAGASIIHVDLMDTGHTKIRQIRNSCPLIIIANNGVNSPDKMMDYFAHGADLVSVARSASVSVLQTLDRYIRAVAEEIGWYNAPKQLCRGGDMRSLTFCCMPVKQCPLLPSLESLGMSREEYLALKKEATIETPLSQGSHTCFGSLAFCCKSSTPCMFRDMTLKSIDLPMNEYMALKRTLSEKIVKKIFENV from the coding sequence ATGACGGCAGCTACAAGATTCATATCAATAAACGGAAGGCCTGTCAAAACTCCGATCGTGATCGCATCAATGGCAGGAATAACCGATGCGGAGTTTGTTCTTGCCCGCAGTAAACATGCCGGCGTTGCTTTTATCGGCGGATACAATACAGATGAACCAAGCAGAAAAGCGTCGACTGCGATGGAAGCAGACGGACGTAAAGAGTTCGATGCTGACTTTGATGAAATAGCTACCGAGATCGATATCCTGGACGGAGCAGACATCATCATCGGTCTCAATCTGAGAGGAGCGACACCGGAAGGGTTTGTTGCCGCGGCAAAACGGTTCGGACCTTCGGTCGTGTACGAGATCGATGCCCACTGCCGTCAGCAGCCGATGATCGATGCAGGATGCGGCGAGTATCTTCTTCACAATCCGGAAAAGTTGTGTGCGATCGTTTCGGCCCTTGCAGCCGAAGGTGTGACCGTTTCAGTCAAGACCCGTGCAGGTGTGGTTGATGACCGCGAGCTCGCAAAAATGCTCTGGAAAGCCGGAGCTTCGATCATCCATGTCGATCTGATGGATACGGGACACACCAAGATCAGACAGATCAGAAACAGCTGCCCCTTGATCATCATCGCAAACAACGGGGTCAATAGTCCCGACAAGATGATGGACTACTTCGCTCACGGGGCGGATCTTGTTTCGGTCGCCCGAAGTGCAAGCGTCAGTGTCCTGCAGACCCTCGACCGGTATATCCGGGCCGTCGCAGAGGAGATCGGCTGGTACAATGCGCCAAAGCAGCTGTGCAGGGGCGGCGATATGCGCTCGCTCACGTTCTGCTGTATGCCGGTGAAACAGTGTCCGCTTCTTCCCTCTCTGGAGTCACTTGGTATGAGCCGCGAGGAGTATCTCGCCCTGAAAAAGGAGGCGACGATCGAGACGCCTCTCTCACAGGGCAGTCATACCTGTTTCGGCAGTCTTGCCTTTTGCTGTAAATCCTCGACCCCCTGTATGTTCCGGGACATGACGCTGAAGTCGATCGATCTCCCGATGAATGAATATATGGCTCTGAAACGTACGCTTTCAGAGAAGATCGTGAAGAAGATCTTTGAAAATGTCTAA
- a CDS encoding Holliday junction resolvase: MSNDFEREMVLCMNRFFTENKKKGFAYRLKQSHFNTQYVDIIVDSLDPAYYLAIECKSLNGKRLYFTSNFHKDKDGVHQVDNISGFVKYTGRCGYLAVEFRGQGPKNEAYLMPWTKVLEFFGTSAGIPIEEFRKCIPLERVQGGYRLPCLNPL, encoded by the coding sequence ATGAGCAACGACTTTGAGCGGGAGATGGTTCTCTGCATGAACCGATTCTTTACCGAAAATAAAAAGAAGGGGTTTGCCTACCGACTCAAACAGTCTCACTTTAACACCCAGTATGTGGATATCATCGTCGATTCGCTGGATCCTGCCTATTATCTCGCGATCGAGTGCAAATCCCTGAACGGAAAACGGCTGTACTTCACCAGCAACTTCCACAAAGATAAGGACGGTGTGCATCAGGTCGACAACATCTCCGGGTTTGTCAAATACACCGGCCGTTGCGGGTATCTCGCGGTCGAGTTCCGTGGTCAGGGTCCAAAAAATGAGGCATATCTTATGCCCTGGACGAAGGTTCTGGAGTTTTTCGGGACATCTGCCGGGATCCCTATCGAGGAGTTTCGGAAATGCATTCCACTTGAGAGGGTGCAGGGAGGCTACCGTCTTCCCTGTCTCAATCCATTATAG
- a CDS encoding sulfide/dihydroorotate dehydrogenase-like FAD/NAD-binding protein — translation MGKYTIVQAQALSEAVFEMWIHAPQVARHAKAGQFCIIHADGAGERVPLTISGTNGDDIRIAFMAVGTTTKLLATLKTGDELRDVAGPLGMPSDIARGSETVVIVGGGVGVACTPILAEAAKDAGNYVIGIIGARNRDLLIFEDDMRAICDELYVTTDDGSYGIKGFASGPLKELCESGRTIDKVWIIGPGMMMKVTSEVTRPFGIKTYVSLNPVMVDGTGMCGSCRVTVGGEMKFACVDGPEFDAHEVDWNDLMTRQRMYLAEEKQSMEFRAEQHVCRCRKVE, via the coding sequence ATGGGAAAGTACACGATTGTTCAGGCACAAGCCTTATCAGAAGCCGTATTCGAGATGTGGATCCATGCACCTCAGGTCGCACGCCATGCAAAGGCCGGCCAGTTTTGTATTATCCACGCCGATGGAGCTGGGGAACGGGTTCCTTTGACGATTTCCGGAACGAACGGAGACGATATCAGGATCGCTTTCATGGCAGTAGGAACGACAACGAAACTACTTGCAACCCTGAAAACGGGCGATGAACTGCGTGACGTTGCAGGCCCTCTCGGAATGCCGAGCGATATCGCCCGCGGCAGCGAGACCGTGGTCATCGTCGGCGGAGGAGTCGGCGTGGCCTGTACGCCGATCCTTGCAGAGGCAGCAAAGGACGCCGGAAACTATGTCATCGGCATCATCGGTGCGAGAAACCGGGATCTGCTGATCTTCGAAGACGACATGCGGGCGATATGCGACGAACTCTATGTAACGACCGATGACGGTTCCTACGGGATCAAAGGATTCGCAAGCGGCCCTCTGAAAGAGTTATGCGAGTCGGGACGAACGATCGACAAGGTCTGGATCATCGGACCGGGCATGATGATGAAAGTCACGAGCGAAGTGACCCGTCCGTTCGGTATCAAGACCTACGTCTCCTTAAACCCGGTGATGGTGGACGGTACCGGAATGTGCGGGAGCTGCAGAGTCACCGTCGGCGGCGAGATGAAGTTCGCCTGTGTCGACGGACCCGAGTTCGATGCGCATGAAGTCGACTGGAACGATCTGATGACCAGGCAGAGAATGTATCTCGCAGAGGAGAAGCAGTCGATGGAATTCCGTGCCGAACAACACGTCTGCCGCTGCAGGAAGGTGGAGTAA
- the gltA gene encoding NADPH-dependent glutamate synthase, whose product MDRDANIRVADFEEVDLGLSREEVVAEAKRCIQCKKPKCISGCPVGIDIPAFIQAIADEKFQDAADIIKKDNMLPAVCGRVCPQESQCQGVCILGKKDTPIAIGQLERFVADVERKKGAKCPKCAPATGKRVAVVGSGPAGLACAAELARRGHSVTIFESLHEAGGVLMYGIPAFRMPKDIVQYEIDQVKKLGVEIKTNHIVGRSVSVEELLTYSAVFLGTGAGLPYFMCIPGENLPGVYSANEFLTRVNLMGANKFPENDTPVKVGKKVVVIGGGNVAMDAARVARRMGADVTLMYRRGEADMPARLDEVRHAKEEGVSFMTATNPIAILGENNAVSGVEAIKMELGTTGDDGRCSFYPIEGSGFVIEADVVVEAIGQGPNPLLLRMLPELTRNRNGSVAVNCLGETSIPKVYAGGDVATGAATVILAMGTAKEAAIAIDKKLRK is encoded by the coding sequence ATGGATCGCGATGCAAATATCAGAGTAGCCGACTTCGAAGAAGTGGATCTCGGACTTTCCAGAGAAGAGGTCGTTGCCGAGGCAAAACGGTGTATCCAGTGTAAAAAACCGAAATGCATCAGTGGATGCCCGGTGGGGATCGACATCCCGGCATTTATCCAGGCGATCGCCGACGAGAAGTTCCAGGATGCGGCGGATATTATCAAGAAGGACAACATGCTGCCGGCTGTCTGCGGACGTGTCTGCCCGCAGGAATCCCAGTGTCAGGGAGTGTGTATCCTCGGTAAGAAGGACACGCCAATCGCTATCGGCCAGCTTGAGCGGTTCGTTGCCGACGTTGAGCGAAAGAAAGGGGCGAAGTGCCCGAAATGTGCTCCGGCGACCGGCAAAAGAGTGGCGGTCGTCGGCTCGGGTCCTGCAGGTCTTGCCTGTGCTGCCGAACTCGCACGACGCGGTCATTCTGTAACGATCTTTGAGTCCCTGCATGAGGCAGGAGGCGTTCTGATGTATGGCATCCCGGCGTTCCGTATGCCAAAGGATATCGTGCAGTATGAGATCGATCAGGTGAAAAAACTCGGTGTCGAGATCAAAACAAACCATATCGTGGGCCGTTCGGTCTCGGTCGAGGAGCTTCTCACCTATAGTGCCGTGTTCCTTGGAACGGGCGCGGGCCTCCCGTACTTCATGTGCATTCCGGGAGAAAATCTGCCGGGCGTGTACTCGGCAAACGAGTTCCTGACCCGCGTGAATCTGATGGGGGCAAACAAGTTCCCTGAAAACGATACGCCGGTAAAGGTCGGCAAAAAGGTCGTGGTCATCGGCGGCGGGAACGTCGCGATGGATGCGGCACGTGTCGCCCGGCGTATGGGCGCTGACGTAACGCTCATGTACAGGAGAGGCGAAGCAGATATGCCGGCAAGACTCGATGAAGTTCGTCATGCGAAGGAGGAAGGTGTCTCCTTCATGACAGCGACGAATCCGATCGCTATCCTTGGCGAGAACAACGCCGTTTCCGGGGTCGAGGCCATCAAGATGGAACTCGGCACGACCGGAGACGACGGCCGCTGTTCTTTCTACCCGATAGAAGGAAGCGGGTTTGTGATCGAGGCGGATGTCGTGGTCGAGGCGATCGGTCAGGGACCAAACCCGCTTCTTCTCCGCATGCTGCCCGAACTTACCCGAAACAGAAACGGCAGTGTTGCCGTGAACTGTCTGGGCGAGACGAGCATCCCCAAAGTCTATGCCGGCGGAGATGTCGCAACCGGAGCCGCGACCGTGATTCTCGCGATGGGGACCGCAAAAGAAGCGGCTATTGCCATCGATAAAAAGCTGAGAAAATAG
- a CDS encoding RNA methyltransferase gives MHLPTTQSSSEKPNKDPLQIDIVLVEPLYEGNIGFTARVMKNFGFHNLVLINPPKLSMEAEARAVHAKDVLENAERITLDEVFARSNICIATTGGLAKSVTCPMRMPYYSVAELREMIKDVDGRISILFGRENWGLNNEEIARCDIVCTIPTDEEYPILNISHAVGIVCYELAHLQRGKYQLASKIEMESLYAHLGRFLEGIRHPVEKRETTLLLARRVLGRTKLTVREASTLHGILRRTEWHLKHPGQAYDAEEREYWDGKE, from the coding sequence ATGCATCTCCCAACAACCCAGTCTTCCTCAGAAAAACCCAATAAAGATCCTCTGCAGATCGACATCGTGCTGGTGGAACCGCTGTACGAAGGAAACATTGGATTCACCGCCCGCGTGATGAAAAACTTCGGCTTTCATAATCTCGTTCTCATCAACCCGCCCAAACTCAGCATGGAGGCCGAAGCCCGTGCAGTTCATGCAAAAGATGTTTTGGAAAATGCTGAACGGATCACTCTCGACGAGGTCTTTGCGAGGAGCAATATCTGTATTGCGACAACCGGCGGTCTCGCAAAATCCGTCACCTGTCCCATGCGGATGCCGTATTACTCGGTCGCCGAACTCCGCGAGATGATCAAAGACGTTGACGGCAGGATCTCTATCCTCTTCGGCAGAGAAAACTGGGGACTCAACAACGAAGAGATCGCACGGTGCGATATCGTCTGCACGATACCGACAGACGAAGAATACCCGATCCTTAACATCTCCCACGCAGTAGGCATCGTTTGTTATGAACTCGCCCATCTCCAGCGTGGCAAGTATCAGCTCGCAAGCAAAATCGAGATGGAATCACTTTACGCCCACCTTGGACGATTCCTGGAAGGGATCCGGCACCCGGTCGAGAAACGCGAGACGACCCTTCTCCTTGCGCGAAGGGTCCTTGGACGAACCAAACTCACCGTTCGTGAAGCAAGCACGCTTCACGGGATCCTGCGCAGGACCGAGTGGCATCTCAAACATCCGGGTCAGGCATATGACGCGGAAGAGAGAGAGTACTGGGACGGCAAAGAATAA
- a CDS encoding hydrogenase 3 maturation endopeptidase HyCI, with amino-acid sequence MSIVLLGIGNPLHADDGAGPRLADMLEGVSGVTAFNCGTAPENFTGLVRKLNPELLIIADAAEMGLPAGSVRIIPPENIHDTSVGTHTLPLYHLVDFLAEPSRKIVIIGIQPASLGWADHVSDPVASALNEIKMMIAENNLLKIPVL; translated from the coding sequence ATGTCGATAGTTCTTCTCGGGATCGGCAATCCGCTTCACGCAGATGACGGGGCGGGACCCCGGCTTGCGGATATGCTTGAGGGCGTTTCCGGCGTGACCGCATTCAACTGCGGGACTGCTCCGGAGAACTTCACCGGACTTGTGCGCAAACTCAATCCCGAGCTGCTGATCATCGCAGACGCCGCAGAGATGGGACTTCCGGCAGGATCGGTCCGGATCATCCCGCCGGAAAATATCCATGACACTTCTGTCGGGACGCATACGCTTCCTCTGTATCATCTGGTCGATTTTTTAGCCGAACCCTCACGGAAAATCGTGATTATCGGCATCCAGCCGGCAAGTCTTGGATGGGCAGATCACGTGAGTGACCCGGTTGCGTCGGCATTAAACGAAATTAAGATGATGATTGCCGAAAACAACCTGCTGAAAATCCCTGTTTTGTGA
- a CDS encoding aldolase, whose translation MSDITVPLDVPLAMRDIYLSNYDLITAGSGRLMLFAGDQKIEHLNDDFYGAGISEDDADPEHLFRIASKAKIGVLAAQLGLIVRYAGDYPSVPYLVKMNSKSHLVNVSQKDPVSPQLWSVEQIADIAEESGIKIAGVGYTIYLGSENEADMLAEAAQIINEAHFYGMVCVLWIYPRGKAVGDEKDPHLIAGAAGVAACLGSDFVKVNAPKKDGKSSPELLREAVRAAGRTKLVCAGGSVTTEEKFLSELYDQIHVGGASGNATGRNIHQKSLDDAVKFCNAIYAITVENKSVSDAIALLK comes from the coding sequence ATGTCCGACATTACGGTCCCCCTCGACGTCCCCCTTGCCATGCGGGACATATATCTTTCCAATTATGATCTGATCACTGCCGGATCCGGTCGCCTGATGCTCTTTGCCGGAGATCAGAAAATAGAACACTTGAACGACGATTTCTACGGTGCAGGGATCTCCGAAGATGATGCTGATCCTGAACATCTCTTCCGCATCGCATCCAAAGCAAAGATCGGCGTTCTCGCGGCTCAACTGGGACTCATCGTGCGGTATGCCGGAGACTACCCTTCCGTTCCCTATCTCGTGAAGATGAACTCCAAGTCGCATCTGGTAAACGTTTCCCAGAAAGACCCGGTCTCCCCGCAGCTGTGGAGTGTTGAGCAGATCGCTGATATCGCTGAAGAGTCCGGAATAAAGATCGCCGGTGTGGGCTATACGATCTACCTCGGCAGCGAAAACGAAGCCGATATGCTCGCTGAAGCCGCCCAGATCATCAACGAAGCACACTTCTACGGCATGGTCTGTGTGCTCTGGATCTATCCGAGAGGAAAAGCCGTTGGTGACGAGAAGGATCCCCACCTCATCGCCGGAGCGGCAGGTGTCGCCGCATGTCTCGGCAGCGACTTCGTCAAGGTCAACGCACCCAAAAAAGATGGAAAGTCCTCGCCCGAACTCCTCAGGGAAGCGGTTCGTGCCGCCGGCCGCACGAAACTTGTTTGTGCAGGGGGCTCGGTCACCACGGAAGAGAAGTTCCTCAGCGAACTCTATGACCAGATCCATGTCGGCGGAGCATCCGGAAACGCAACCGGCAGAAACATCCACCAGAAATCTCTGGATGATGCAGTCAAATTCTGCAATGCGATCTATGCGATCACTGTGGAAAATAAAAGCGTGAGCGACGCAATCGCTCTTCTCAAATAA